One Calditrichia bacterium DNA window includes the following coding sequences:
- a CDS encoding BlaI/MecI/CopY family transcriptional regulator codes for MTSENVFPDLSKAEYDILSVLWQNGQQSVREVHDQLSETNKWAYSTTKTMMRRMVKKELLARKNFHGVFIYKPLISKPVGLVKMVKYFADRVLELDYGSVIALFARSKLVSAEEIEELSRLLAENPEDEENE; via the coding sequence ATGACTTCAGAAAATGTATTTCCCGATCTCTCAAAAGCGGAATACGACATCCTCAGCGTTTTATGGCAGAATGGTCAGCAAAGTGTGCGGGAAGTTCACGATCAATTGAGCGAAACCAACAAATGGGCATATTCCACCACAAAAACAATGATGCGTCGGATGGTGAAAAAGGAATTGCTCGCCCGAAAAAATTTCCACGGTGTGTTCATTTATAAGCCGCTTATTTCAAAGCCGGTGGGATTGGTAAAAATGGTAAAATATTTTGCTGACCGGGTGTTGGAATTGGATTACGGTTCAGTGATCGCTTTGTTTGCCCGCAGTAAACTGGTTTCCGCCGAAGAAATCGAAGAGCTTTCTCGTCTGTTGGCTGAAAACCCGGAAGATGAGGAGAACGAATAA
- a CDS encoding TraB/GumN family protein, whose product MTEQIPEETYSSDVHVVELDNRKFILVGTAHISKESARLVREVIEKEQPDTVCVELDQQRYKSLAEQRKWENLDLKSVIRQKQLATLLINLLLASYQKRLGQQLGVQPGVELLEAVKAAEDNNIPIALCDRDIRVTLRRAWNSMTFVDKAKLLTAGFAGVFEKQEISEEQLAEIRQKDVLTELIAEMGKAMPTLKTVLIDERDSYLAQKIRDAKGDKIVAIVGAGHVQGMLETLKNHRTRDLAEIEKIPPMSPMWKVVGWGIPAIIIASIAYIGWSKGLGAAGDNALYWFLANGIPCAIGGIAALAHPLTIVTGFFAAPFTSLTPVIGAGYVCAFVQAYLQPPVVREFQTVSEHIAEPRNWWKNKLLRVFLVFILTSLGSLIGTYVGAYEIIRNLF is encoded by the coding sequence ATGACTGAACAAATTCCCGAAGAGACATACTCATCCGACGTTCACGTTGTGGAACTGGACAACCGCAAATTTATACTGGTTGGCACGGCGCATATTTCCAAAGAATCCGCCCGGCTGGTGCGCGAAGTGATCGAAAAAGAGCAGCCGGACACCGTTTGCGTTGAACTGGATCAACAGCGATACAAGTCGCTCGCCGAACAGCGCAAATGGGAAAACCTCGACCTGAAATCGGTGATTCGCCAAAAACAATTGGCGACGCTGCTCATCAATTTGCTGTTGGCATCGTATCAAAAACGGCTCGGGCAGCAGCTGGGCGTTCAGCCCGGCGTTGAGCTGCTGGAAGCCGTCAAAGCTGCGGAAGACAACAATATTCCCATCGCGCTGTGCGACCGTGATATTCGCGTCACGCTGCGCCGCGCATGGAATTCGATGACATTTGTGGACAAAGCCAAGCTGCTCACCGCCGGATTTGCGGGTGTTTTCGAAAAGCAGGAAATCTCCGAAGAACAATTGGCGGAAATTCGCCAAAAAGATGTGCTCACAGAGTTGATTGCCGAAATGGGCAAAGCCATGCCTACCCTAAAAACCGTGCTGATTGACGAGCGCGATAGCTATCTCGCCCAAAAAATCCGTGATGCGAAGGGCGATAAAATTGTGGCGATTGTCGGTGCCGGACACGTTCAGGGTATGCTGGAAACGTTAAAAAATCATCGCACCCGCGATTTGGCAGAAATCGAAAAAATACCGCCGATGTCGCCGATGTGGAAAGTGGTTGGCTGGGGCATTCCGGCAATTATTATCGCCTCGATCGCATATATCGGCTGGAGCAAAGGGCTGGGCGCAGCGGGCGACAACGCGCTGTACTGGTTTTTGGCGAACGGCATTCCCTGTGCAATTGGCGGGATAGCCGCGCTGGCGCATCCGCTGACGATCGTAACCGGATTTTTTGCCGCACCGTTCACCAGCTTAACGCCGGTGATTGGCGCCGGATATGTGTGTGCATTTGTTCAGGCGTATTTGCAGCCGCCGGTTGTGCGGGAATTTCAGACGGTCAGCGAGCATATTGCAGAGCCGCGTAACTGGTGGAAAAATAAATTGTTACGGGTATTTTTGGTGTTTATTCTCACCAGTCTCGGCAGCCTGATTGGCACATACGTCGGCGCGTACGAAATTATTCGCAATCTATTCTAA
- a CDS encoding sulfite exporter TauE/SafE family protein yields MEYLIICSVSLIAAGLTLFSGFGLGTLLLPAFALFFPAEVAVGMTAVVHLANNLFKFALLGKHADKSVAMRFGIPAIFAALIGAKMLLFIANLPSIYNWQMADFHFSITPVNLTIGILMILFAIVEILPNLKNFSLEQKWLPFGGALSGFFGGLSGHQGALRSIFLLRAGLTKEAFIATGVVIACVIDISRIFIYSERFSGQHFEGNYLLLIAAMLTAFLGAYIGSKLLKKVTMNIVQTIVSILLILLGLALGAGII; encoded by the coding sequence ATGGAATATCTGATCATTTGCAGCGTTTCTTTAATTGCGGCGGGGCTGACCCTGTTTTCCGGATTCGGGTTGGGAACGTTGCTGCTGCCGGCATTTGCGCTATTTTTCCCCGCAGAAGTCGCCGTCGGGATGACGGCAGTTGTGCACCTCGCCAATAATCTTTTCAAATTTGCGCTGCTCGGCAAACATGCGGATAAATCTGTGGCGATGCGTTTCGGTATTCCGGCTATTTTCGCTGCGCTGATTGGCGCAAAAATGTTGCTTTTCATCGCAAATTTGCCATCGATTTATAATTGGCAAATGGCAGATTTCCATTTTTCAATCACACCGGTCAATTTGACGATTGGCATTTTGATGATCCTTTTTGCAATCGTGGAAATTCTGCCGAACCTCAAAAATTTCTCTCTCGAACAAAAATGGCTGCCGTTTGGCGGCGCACTCAGCGGATTTTTCGGCGGGCTTTCCGGGCATCAGGGCGCGTTACGTTCCATCTTTTTGCTGCGTGCCGGACTCACGAAAGAAGCGTTCATCGCCACCGGCGTGGTCATCGCCTGCGTAATCGATATTTCACGAATTTTCATTTACAGCGAACGATTTTCCGGTCAGCATTTCGAGGGCAATTATTTACTGTTGATCGCCGCGATGCTCACCGCGTTTTTGGGTGCATACATCGGTAGCAAATTGCTCAAAAAGGTGACGATGAATATCGTGCAAACGATCGTTTCTATCTTGCTGATTTTATTGGGATTGGCGCTGGGTGCCGGTATCATCTGA
- the lgt gene encoding prolipoprotein diacylglyceryl transferase: MIEWNVSREVFSIGPITLRWYSLMFMLAFLAGYYLTRKFFRQEGKPESDVEDLFLFTFIATVFGARLGHVLFYSPGFYFSNPIEILKVWEGGLASHGAAIGIPIALYLYSRKRPDQPFLWVIDRVVIVVALAGFFIRLGNLFNSEIVGSPTEMPWGFKFPLYEQMNNTQYAMNPVARHPAQLYEAIAYLLIFIFLYKIYQSKKERTERGLLLGIFFVGIFGFRFFVEFLKEYQEAWEATIPLKMGQWLSIPFVLLGIWLIYRAKQIGEPELPPAKPATENNASSRKRKKR; the protein is encoded by the coding sequence TTGATTGAATGGAATGTGAGCCGGGAAGTATTTTCCATCGGCCCGATTACTTTACGTTGGTACAGCCTGATGTTTATGCTGGCATTTTTAGCCGGCTACTATTTGACCCGCAAATTTTTCCGCCAGGAAGGCAAGCCCGAAAGCGATGTGGAGGATCTGTTTCTCTTCACGTTTATCGCCACGGTTTTTGGTGCGCGATTGGGGCACGTCCTTTTTTACAGCCCCGGATTTTATTTCAGCAATCCCATCGAAATTCTAAAAGTTTGGGAAGGCGGATTAGCCAGCCACGGCGCAGCAATCGGCATTCCGATTGCGCTGTATCTGTACTCCCGGAAACGCCCGGATCAGCCGTTTTTGTGGGTGATCGACCGTGTGGTAATTGTGGTTGCGTTGGCCGGATTTTTTATCCGGCTCGGCAATTTGTTCAATTCCGAAATTGTCGGCAGCCCGACAGAAATGCCGTGGGGATTCAAATTCCCGCTGTATGAGCAGATGAACAACACGCAATACGCGATGAATCCGGTCGCGCGGCATCCCGCCCAATTATACGAAGCCATCGCTTACCTGTTGATTTTTATATTTTTATACAAAATTTACCAATCCAAAAAAGAGCGCACCGAACGGGGATTGCTGCTCGGTATTTTTTTCGTCGGGATTTTTGGATTTCGTTTTTTTGTGGAATTTTTAAAAGAATATCAGGAAGCGTGGGAAGCAACTATTCCGTTGAAAATGGGACAGTGGCTGAGCATCCCGTTTGTGCTGCTGGGTATCTGGCTGATTTATCGGGCGAAACAAATCGGCGAACCGGAGTTACCTCCCGCCAAACCGGCAACCGAAAACAATGCCAGCTCCCGAAAACGGAAAAAACGATAG
- a CDS encoding methylenetetrahydrofolate reductase, whose product MHVIDALKNAKKMLISLEITPPNKGTSIDELYTTLDELMPFNPAFINVTYHQPQVVYEEIDGVIHRVPKRKKPGTVGICASIANRYNIDMVPHFSCGGFDKYETEDALIDLHYLGLHNILALRGDPPLGYNQFIPEKGGHRFAWELVKQITDMNRGLYIEDLEDPQPTNFCIGVAGYPEKHFESPNSEKDLLHLKKKVEQGAHYIITQMFFDFSYYKNFVEKARDVGITVPIIPGIKPLSSVKQLHAIPRTFHVTIPNEIVDGMEAAKTPEQARKVATEKISTLCKQLIDYKVPGIHLYTMGRGRATKDLLMALNA is encoded by the coding sequence ATGCATGTTATTGACGCGCTGAAAAATGCCAAAAAAATGTTGATTTCATTGGAGATAACGCCGCCAAATAAAGGCACGAGCATCGATGAATTATACACAACGCTGGATGAATTAATGCCGTTCAATCCGGCGTTTATTAACGTTACTTATCACCAGCCGCAGGTGGTTTACGAAGAAATTGACGGGGTTATTCACCGGGTGCCGAAACGCAAAAAACCGGGAACGGTGGGGATTTGCGCATCCATTGCCAACCGCTATAATATTGATATGGTCCCGCATTTTAGCTGCGGTGGTTTCGATAAATACGAAACCGAAGATGCGCTGATCGATCTGCATTACCTCGGTTTGCACAATATTCTGGCGCTACGCGGCGATCCGCCGTTGGGCTACAACCAGTTTATTCCGGAAAAAGGCGGGCACCGGTTCGCGTGGGAATTGGTCAAACAAATCACCGATATGAACCGCGGATTATACATCGAAGATCTGGAAGATCCGCAGCCAACCAATTTTTGCATCGGCGTTGCCGGATATCCGGAAAAACATTTTGAATCGCCCAATAGCGAAAAAGATTTGCTGCACCTCAAAAAGAAAGTGGAACAAGGGGCGCATTACATCATCACCCAAATGTTTTTCGATTTTTCGTATTACAAAAATTTTGTGGAAAAAGCCCGCGATGTCGGCATCACCGTTCCGATTATTCCGGGAATTAAACCGCTGTCCAGCGTTAAACAATTGCACGCTATTCCCCGGACATTCCACGTAACTATTCCCAACGAAATTGTGGACGGAATGGAAGCCGCCAAAACACCGGAGCAAGCTCGCAAGGTTGCCACGGAAAAAATTTCGACGTTGTGCAAACAATTAATCGATTACAAAGTGCCCGGCATCCATTTATACACGATGGGTCGCGGTCGCGCCACCAAAGATTTGTTGATGGCTCTAAACGCCTGA
- the ugpC gene encoding sn-glycerol-3-phosphate ABC transporter ATP-binding protein UgpC has protein sequence MARVELQNVNKYYDKNVHAIKNANLVIEDKEFVVLVGPSGCGKSTLLRMIAGLEEISGGDLVIDGRKVNDVPPKDRDIAMVFQNYALYPHMSVFDNMAFGLKLRKFPKEDIQKRVEDASEILGIREYLQRKPKALSGGQRQRVALGRAIVRKPKVFLFDEPLSNLDAKLRVQMRIEINRLHTRLQSTMIYVTHDQIEAMTMGDKIVVLKDGVIQQVDSPLNLYNQPANLFVAGFIGSPAMNFIRGQLVNSGKMQFQSGKLQITLPEDKAAQLQKHGAQEVILGVRPEHLHDVRNKNGRLISETQETNIDVVEPIGNEIFVYFNAGNENLCMRTSPEQTYTVRENFSFALDLGKLYFFDVNTEARIV, from the coding sequence GTGGCACGTGTTGAACTGCAAAATGTTAATAAATATTACGACAAAAATGTCCACGCGATTAAAAACGCAAACCTTGTTATCGAAGATAAAGAATTTGTAGTGCTGGTCGGGCCGTCCGGTTGCGGCAAATCGACTTTGCTGCGGATGATTGCCGGTTTGGAAGAAATTTCCGGCGGCGATTTGGTGATCGACGGTCGTAAAGTAAACGATGTTCCGCCGAAAGATCGCGATATCGCGATGGTGTTCCAGAATTACGCGCTCTATCCGCACATGAGCGTTTTCGACAACATGGCGTTCGGGCTAAAGCTGCGCAAATTTCCCAAAGAAGATATCCAGAAACGGGTGGAAGACGCATCGGAAATTTTGGGCATCCGCGAATATTTGCAGCGCAAACCGAAAGCGCTTTCCGGCGGACAACGCCAGCGTGTGGCGCTCGGTCGCGCCATTGTTCGCAAACCGAAAGTCTTTTTGTTCGACGAACCGCTCTCCAATCTCGATGCCAAATTGCGTGTGCAAATGCGCATCGAAATCAACCGGTTGCACACCCGCCTGCAATCCACCATGATTTATGTGACCCACGACCAGATCGAAGCGATGACCATGGGCGACAAAATTGTCGTGCTCAAAGATGGCGTTATCCAGCAGGTCGATTCGCCGCTGAATTTGTATAATCAGCCGGCAAACCTGTTTGTCGCCGGATTTATCGGCAGCCCGGCAATGAATTTTATTCGCGGACAACTGGTGAATTCCGGCAAAATGCAGTTCCAATCCGGCAAATTGCAAATTACCCTGCCGGAAGACAAAGCTGCACAACTCCAGAAACACGGCGCTCAGGAAGTCATTTTGGGCGTTCGCCCGGAACATTTGCACGATGTGCGCAACAAAAACGGACGGCTGATTTCCGAAACACAGGAAACCAATATTGATGTGGTCGAACCGATCGGCAACGAAATTTTTGTCTATTTCAACGCCGGAAATGAAAATTTGTGCATGCGCACATCGCCGGAGCAAACCTATACGGTGCGGGAAAATTTCTCGTTCGCGCTGGATTTGGGCAAGCTCTATTTCTTTGATGTGAACACCGAAGCACGGATTGTCTAA
- a CDS encoding 6-phosphofructokinase, giving the protein MSRAPKKLAILVGGGPAPGINSVISAATIRAILEGVEVVGVLDGFKWLMQGDIDHTRELTIDNTSRIHFRGGSYIGIARDNPTKDDKHLENTVTSLLRLNVDKLITIGGDDTAYSALKVEEMAAGRIRVCHVPKTIDNDLDLPHGIPTFGYQTARHIGVEIVKSLMVDAQTTSRWYFVVSMGRKAGHLALGIGKAAGATLTLIPEEFPNETIRLDQMVDILVGAIIKRMSYGRSDGVAIIAEGLVERLDPADLEVLLNVERDAHDNVRLAEVNFGEILKYHVQAKLKELSLKTTIVAKNIGYELRCADPIPFDMEYTRDLGFCAAQFVLEGGNAAMVSIQEGHFVPLYFKDIIDPTTKRTKVRMVDVSAESFFIARRYMLRLNKSDFEDPHELAKYAATCGMSLKNFEKRFRNIIDNDKLYQVKQRVRKDDSNEKDIIKATVTESNLVYEQKAKKKPDSEKKADTEKKG; this is encoded by the coding sequence ATGTCTCGTGCGCCAAAAAAATTGGCTATTTTAGTGGGTGGGGGACCTGCGCCGGGTATCAATAGTGTTATCAGTGCTGCCACCATTCGCGCCATTCTGGAAGGTGTGGAAGTTGTTGGTGTTTTAGACGGATTCAAATGGTTAATGCAGGGAGATATCGATCATACCCGCGAATTGACAATCGATAACACCAGCCGGATTCATTTCCGTGGTGGATCATATATTGGCATTGCCCGCGATAACCCGACCAAAGACGACAAACATCTGGAAAATACCGTAACATCACTGTTGCGTTTGAATGTGGATAAGTTGATCACCATTGGTGGTGACGACACCGCATACAGCGCGCTGAAGGTGGAAGAAATGGCTGCCGGTCGCATCCGGGTTTGCCACGTTCCCAAAACCATCGATAACGATCTGGATTTACCGCACGGCATTCCCACATTCGGCTACCAAACCGCCCGGCACATCGGCGTGGAAATTGTCAAAAGCCTGATGGTAGATGCCCAAACCACATCCCGCTGGTATTTTGTGGTATCCATGGGTCGCAAAGCCGGGCACCTGGCATTGGGCATCGGGAAAGCTGCCGGCGCAACGCTGACGCTTATTCCCGAAGAATTCCCGAACGAAACCATCCGGCTGGATCAAATGGTGGATATTCTGGTTGGTGCCATCATCAAACGGATGAGCTACGGCCGTTCGGACGGTGTGGCCATCATCGCAGAAGGTTTGGTGGAACGGCTGGATCCGGCTGATCTGGAAGTGCTGCTGAATGTGGAGCGCGATGCGCACGATAACGTCCGGCTTGCCGAAGTGAACTTTGGTGAAATCCTCAAATATCACGTTCAGGCAAAATTGAAAGAACTTTCGCTGAAAACCACGATCGTTGCCAAAAATATCGGCTACGAACTTCGCTGCGCCGATCCCATTCCGTTCGACATGGAATACACCCGCGACCTCGGTTTTTGCGCCGCCCAATTTGTGCTGGAAGGCGGCAACGCGGCAATGGTTTCTATTCAGGAAGGGCATTTTGTGCCGCTGTATTTTAAAGATATCATCGATCCCACAACCAAACGCACCAAAGTGCGGATGGTGGATGTCAGTGCGGAATCGTTTTTTATCGCCCGGCGATACATGCTTCGCCTGAATAAATCCGATTTCGAAGATCCGCATGAATTGGCAAAATATGCCGCTACCTGCGGGATGTCGCTCAAAAATTTTGAGAAGCGTTTCCGCAATATCATCGATAACGACAAACTGTATCAGGTAAAACAGCGCGTCCGCAAAGATGACAGTAATGAGAAAGATATCATCAAAGCGACGGTAACGGAAAGCAATCTCGTTTACGAACAGAAAGCCAAAAAGAAACCGGATAGCGAAAAGAAGGCGGACACCGAAAAGAAAGGCTGA
- the smpB gene encoding SsrA-binding protein SmpB gives MSAENNNIKIVTTNKKARFDYHISDTVEAGLVLKGTEVKSLRAGKCNITDSYCRVIKDEMWIIGLNISLYDNQGYVTHDPTAKRKLLLNRDEISKLYRKVMEKGITLIPLKVYFKNGWAKVEIGLASGKRKYDKRHDIAERDQHREMKRLEKQYRVR, from the coding sequence ATGTCAGCAGAAAACAACAATATAAAAATCGTTACCACGAACAAAAAAGCGCGGTTCGATTATCACATTTCCGACACCGTGGAAGCCGGTTTGGTGCTCAAAGGCACCGAGGTAAAATCGTTGCGGGCGGGTAAATGCAACATCACCGACAGCTATTGCCGGGTGATTAAAGATGAAATGTGGATTATCGGGTTGAACATCAGCCTGTACGACAATCAGGGATACGTAACGCACGACCCGACCGCCAAACGGAAATTGCTGCTCAATCGCGACGAAATCAGCAAATTATATCGCAAAGTGATGGAAAAAGGCATAACGCTGATTCCGCTAAAAGTATATTTCAAAAATGGCTGGGCGAAAGTGGAAATCGGGTTGGCCAGCGGAAAGCGCAAATACGACAAACGGCACGATATTGCGGAACGCGACCAGCATCGCGAAATGAAGCGGCTGGAGAAACAATACCGCGTCCGGTGA
- a CDS encoding M23 family metallopeptidase yields MLQILQLNLFGGVTPEWTAGFGKQQKQLFQRINDIKRGKTMHTRKSVFVTTFLLVMLGCFLLPMANLSPTLNKLHAAEAADEPEIKWVLPIHQGYISSDFGDRIHPVTKKKQFHRGVDVAAPKGIAVFAAADGKVIFSDRKEKYGLLVELMHPDGYLTRYSAMDTLLVQNGQIVKAGEMIGKVGSTGLSTAPHLHFEVLNNDKAINPASLIDFSAFKKDRVNHQ; encoded by the coding sequence ATGCTTCAAATTCTTCAATTAAACCTGTTTGGCGGGGTAACGCCGGAATGGACAGCCGGGTTTGGAAAACAACAAAAACAACTGTTTCAACGCATAAACGATATCAAAAGGGGAAAAACAATGCACACCAGAAAATCCGTATTTGTCACCACATTTTTACTGGTTATGTTGGGATGTTTTTTGCTGCCGATGGCAAATTTATCACCAACATTAAACAAGCTACATGCCGCAGAAGCTGCGGATGAACCGGAAATCAAATGGGTTTTGCCTATCCATCAAGGATACATCAGCTCTGATTTCGGGGATCGCATTCATCCTGTTACCAAAAAGAAACAGTTCCACAGGGGAGTGGATGTTGCTGCACCGAAAGGGATAGCGGTTTTCGCAGCGGCAGACGGGAAAGTTATTTTTTCCGACAGGAAAGAGAAATATGGTTTGCTGGTCGAACTGATGCATCCGGATGGCTATTTAACCCGATACAGCGCGATGGATACGTTGTTAGTTCAAAACGGTCAAATTGTAAAAGCCGGGGAAATGATCGGAAAAGTCGGCAGTACCGGTTTGTCAACTGCGCCGCACCTGCATTTTGAAGTGTTGAATAATGATAAAGCGATCAACCCGGCAAGCCTCATTGATTTTTCAGCGTTTAAAAAAGATCGCGTTAATCATCAGTAG